In a genomic window of Strix aluco isolate bStrAlu1 chromosome 3, bStrAlu1.hap1, whole genome shotgun sequence:
- the ADAT2 gene encoding tRNA-specific adenosine deaminase 2, translating into MEKEEEEAAAVAWMDQALEVAKEALEKGEVPVGCLLVYGGEVIGRGSNEVNEMKDATRHAEMVAIDQVLDWCKQHNRDYTEVFAHSVLYVTVEPCIMCAAAVRLMKIPRVVYGCRNERFGGCGSVLSISSDDMVDTGEPFECVSGYRAKEAVEMLKAFYRQENPNAPKSKVRKKDNRH; encoded by the exons atggagaaggaggaggaagaggcggcGGCGGTGGCCTGGATGGACCAGGCCCTCGAAGTG GCTAAAGAGGCGCTGGAGAAGGGGGAGGTTCCCGTCGGTTGCCTCCTGGTGTACGGCGGCGAGGTCATAGGGAGGGGCAGCAACGAGGTCAACGAGATGAAGGAC GCTACACGACACGCAGAAATGGTGGCAATCGATCAGGTCCTTGACTGGTGCAAGCAACACAACAGAGATTATACAGAAGTGTTTGCACACTCGGTATTGTATGTAACTGTAGAGCCTTGTATCATGTGCGCAGCTGCCGTGCGCTTGATGA AAATTCCACGGGTCGTATATGGCTGTCGAAATGAGCGATTTGGAGGCTGTGGCTCAGTTTTGAGCATCTCGTCTGATGATATGGTAGACACAGGAGAACCATTTGAA TGCGTTTCTGGCTATCGTGCCAAAGAAGCGGTGGAAATGTTAAAAGCTTTCTACAGACAAGAAAATCCCAATG CACCAAAATCAAAAGTACGAAAAAAGGACAATCGTCATTAG